The genomic segment CATAGTCGAGACGGTCCATGTACGGTACGGATTGCAGATAGGTTTTTTGTTCCGCCAACTTCTCGGTGCCGCGATGCAGCAGGCCGATATGTGGGTCGGCGCGCTGGATGACTTCGCCGTCCAGCTCCAGCACCAGGCGCAAAACGCCGTGCGCGGCCGGATGCTGCGGGCCGAAGTTCAGCGTGTAGTTCTTAATCTCTGCCATTATTTGATCCCGTAATGTTCTTCACGAATCACCCGCGGCGTGATTTCGCGCGGATCGATCGTTACGGGTTGATAAATTACGCGCTTCTGCTCGGCGTCGTAGCGCATCTCGACATAACCCGAAACCGGGAAGTCCTTGCGGAACGGATGGCCGATAAAGCCATAGTCGGTCAGGATGCGGCGCAAGTCGTTGTGGCCTTCGAACAGGATGCCGAAGAAGTCGAATGCTTCGCGCTCGTACCAGTTGGCCGATGCCCAGATATCAGTCAGCGAGGCCACCACCGGCATCTCGTCATCCGGTGCGAACACGCGCACGCGCAAACGCCAGTTGTGCGCAATCGACAGCAGGTGGGATACCACGGCAAATCGCGCGCCATCCCATGCGCCCTCGCCGTAGGTCGAATAATCGACGCCACAGAGGTCGATCAGCTCTTCAAAACGGGTATCGGCGTGATCGCGCAGGACGCGCATCGCCGACAGATAATTCGCAGCCTTGACGATGATGGTGATCTCGCCAAAGGCCACTGTCAGGCTTTGAAGGTCGTCGCCAAGCGCATTGCGCACGGCGGCTTCCAGGGTTTCCAGTTTGGTCGTCATGGTGCTCTCTTAACGCGCAATCGTATTGGTGCGGCGAATCTTGTTTTGCAACTGGATGATGCCGTACAACAGCGCTTCAGCAGTCGGCGGGCAGCCAGGAACATAAATATCCACCGGCACGATGCGATCGCAACCGCGCACCACCGAATACGAATAATGGTAGTAACCGCCGCCGTTGGCGCAGGAACCCATCGAAATCACCCAGCGCGGCTCTGGCATCTGGTCGTACACTTTGCGCAAGGCCGGCGCCATTTTGTTGCACAGCGTGCCAGCCACGATCATCACGTCGGACTGACGTGGCGACGGACGGAAGATTACACCAAAACGGTCCATGTCGTAGCGCGAGGCGCCAGCATGCATCATCTCGACGGCACAGCAGGCCAGGCCAAACGTCATCGGCCACAGCGAGCCGGTACGGGTCCAGTTGATCAGCTTGTCAGCAGTTGTGGTGACAAAGCCTTCGTTCAATACGCCTTCAATAGACATGACTTACTCCCAATCCAGAGCGCCGCGTTTCCAGATGTACCAGAAGCCAACCACGAATTCGGCGATAAACACCATCATCGTGATAAAGCCCTGCCATCCGAGGTCGCGCATGGCAACCCCCCACGGGAAGAAAAAAGCGGTTTCCAGATCGAACAAAATGAACAAAATGGCGACAAGGTAGTAACGCACATCGAACTTCATGCGCGCATCTTCGAACGCTTCAAAGCCGCATTCGTAAGGAGAAGTTTTTTGGGAATCGGGCCGATGCGGCCCAAGTATCCGACCTAGCAATTGCGGTGCAACACCAACCGCGATACCGATCAGAATAAACAGCAGGACGGGAAAATAATTTTCGAGGTTCACGATTATGCGCCAGTAGTTCAAACGATTAGCAGAATGATTTGCGGATCTGAAATCTCAGACCTGACGCCCCCAATCCAGCAAACCACACTACAAGTTCCTCGACAAAAAGCCAGCGCAGGGGCAACCGTTGCTGGCCTCGTATTCTTTGGTGCCGACGGCGAGACTCGAACTCGCACAGCTTTCGCCACTACCCCCTCAAGATAGCGTGTCTACCAGTTTCACCACGTCGGCATAAGCGTGCATTTTAACCTGATTTAGTACTTTTGTTCAATGCACAAAACGATTAAAAGTCAGCAATTTCACTCTAAAACCAAGACTAAATTGCAGAGAGCAGAGTATTTCGCCAGGCGGCGTCAAATCCTGCTCTCTTTACTACTATTTATTGCCATTTATTGCGAATAACTGTCGATACTTACTTCGGAATTTGATTCGACTGCGCGCTGCCGGTCGATGCCGCAGGCACGGCTGCCGCTGAACTCGCAGGCGCCGCAGCAGCCGCAGCTGGGGTCGCCGATGTTGCCGGAATGGCGGCATCAGCTGCAGCCGGAGCAGCAGCCGCCGCCGAGGCCGGAGCCGATGCAGGCGCAGTAGCCGCCGGCAGGTTATCCATCACGCCACCAGTGGCTACCGAGCGGTGATTACCCAGATAGACCAACGCCAGGGTGGCGATGAAGAACAGCGCCGCCGCAAAGCCGGTCGACTTCGACAGGAAGTTCGAGGAACCGGTTGCGCCGAACAGGCTGCCGGAAGCGCCGGAGCCGAAAGCCGCCCCCATATCAGCGCCCTTGCCATGCTGCAGCAGCACCAGGCCGATAATCGTCAACGCCGCCAACACCTGAACGATGACAATGATATTAAATACTGTGTTCATTTAATGATTTCCAAGGAGAGTTGATGCTTTATTTACCAGATACAAAATACGTACTTATTTAATCCAAATCCAGACTATCGGGCTGCAGCAACGATCGCCAGGAAATCAGCCGCTTTCAACGCGGCGCCGCCAATCAGGCCACCATCGATATCCGGCATGGCCAGCAATTCGACTGCATTCTCGGGCTTCATGCTGCCACCATACAAAATCCTTACCTCCACCGCAGCCGCGGAATTCTTTTCGGCCAGCTTGGCGCGCAAGGCCATGTGCACATCTTGCGCCATTTGCGGCGTCGCCGTCTTGCCGGTGCCAATTGCCCATACCGGCTCGTAGGCCACCACGATCTCACTTACCTGCCCTGCTTCCAGCACATTCAACACTGCCTGCAACTGGCGGCCAACCACCGTATCGGTCTGGCCAGCTTCGCGCTCGCCCAGGGTCTCCCCCACACAGACGATCGGCGTCACGCCCGCCTGCAAGGCGCGCAATGCCTTTTGCGCCACCAGCTCATCCGTCTCCGCATGGTAAGCACGCCGCTCGGAGTGGCCGACGATCACATAGCGGCAAGCAAAATCCTGCAACATGCTGACCGCGATTTCACCAGTATACGCGCCTGCGGCATGGGCCGACACGTCCTGGCCACCAAGGGCAATTGCCGATCCGGCAAGCTCCGCCTGGCATTGCGCAAAATAAGGCGCCGGCGCACATAACGCCACATCACAGACAGCAACAGCAGCCATGCCAGCCTTGATTTCCGCCAGCAAAGCAGCGTTGGCGGCCAGACTGCCATTCATTTTCCAGTTACCGGCTACAAGTTTACGGCGCATATTTGGCAAAGCCCAGGTTTTCAATAACCCGGCATTCTAACGCGCTGGGGGGAATGCGGTCAAACCGGCAAGAAATGTTTAGGGCGCGTAGAAATGGCATTTTTCGCCATAAAGCCTGACAAATCTGCGCTTAATATTTTCCTGACAACAACAAATTCAAGGTGCAACGATATCAGAAAATGCTTTCGCAGCAGCAATAGAGCGCGAGAAAAGATCCATATCGACATTGCCGCCACTCACGATCACCCCCACTTTTGCGCCGGAGAATTCAATGGCACGATGCATGACCGCAGCAGCGGCCAGACAACCGGCGGGCTCCACCACGATCTTCATTCGCTCGGCAAAGAACCGCATTTGGGTCCGCAACTGATCGTCGCTGACCGTCAAAATGTCTTTCACGTGGGCTTGCAGTATCGGCAATACCAGCTTGCCGATATGTTGCGTCTGAGCACCGTCGGCAATGGTATCCGGTACAGGAATGTGCACAATCTTGCCACTTCGCAAAGATTGCTGAGCATCATTCCCGGCTTCCGGTTCCACCCCGAAAACAACGCAATCGGGCGACAAATGCGCTGCGGCAATTGCACAACCGGAGAGCAAACCGCCGCCGCCCGTACAGACAAACAGGTAATCGAGGGGGCCGACTGCATCAAACAGCTCCTTCGCCACCGTTCCTTGCCCGGCAATCACATCACGGTGATCGTAGGCAGGAATGACGGCGCAACCACGCTCGTCAGACAAGCGCGCGGCAATCACCTCGCGGTCTTCGCGTTCACGATCGTACAAAATGATTTCGGCGCCGTATTCACGTGTGGCGGCCAACTTCATCGCCGGCGCATTGCTCGGCATGACGATGGTAGCGTGCACGCCCAACATGCGCGCTGCCAGAGCCATGCCTTGTGCGTGATTGCCGGATGAAAAAGCCACCACGCCTTGCTGCTTTTGTTCCTCGGTCAGGCAACTGATGGCGTTATAGGCGCCACGGAACTTGAACGCGCCGACACGCTGGAAATTTTCGCATTTGAAGAAAATGCTGGCGTCCGCCTGCCGGTCAGCCTGGCTGGAAGTCAGCACCGGCGTAGCATAAGCCAGGCCCTCCAGGCGCTTGGCAGCGGCAGCGATATCCTTGTAGGTAACGGCCAGTGCGGGAGTTGCAGTCGCTTCGTTCACAACCATATTCTTCCTCTATGCGCAATCGTTTATCGCCACCTCTAACGCCGCAGCTCAGTCCGCCAAACGGCGCCGGAACATCCAACGCCGGCTATCCGAATCCTGCGGGATATATTGATAGCCGCCCAGATCGAAAGCCTTCAGCTTCTCCGCATCTGTAATCTTGTTCAGCGTCGCATAACGCGCCATCAAGCCGCGCGCACGCTTGGCGTAGAAAGAAATGATCTTGTATTTGCCATTCTTCCAGTCTTCAAACACCGGCGTCACGATGCTGGCATCCAGCACCGCCGGCCGCACCACCTTGAAATACTCTTCCGACGCCAGGTTCACCAGTGTCTTACCCTTTTGCCGGCTTAGCTGGACGTTCAGTGCCTGGGTTACAGTATCGCCCCAGAACGCATACAGGTTCTTGCCACGGGGGTTGGCCAGGCTAGTGCCCATCTCCAGGCGATACGGCTGCATCCGGTCAAGCGGTCGCAAGACGCCATACAAACCGGACAAAATCCGGATACGGCTTTGCGCGTAGTTCAACTGGGTAGTATTCAGGGTAGCGGCATCCAGGCCCTCGTAGACATCACCGTTGAAAGCCATGATCGCCTGCTTGGAATTGGCGCTGGTGAAGTTTCTGGACCAGGAAGCGAAGCGCGCCGTATTCAGCTGCGCCAGCGGATCGGAGATTTTCATCATGCTGCCGATCTGGTCCGGCGACAGCTTTTGCAGCACGTTGATCAGCTCGGCCGAATGATCGATGAAATCGGGGGTGGTATGAGTATCTGTCGTGCTGGGAGTAGTGTAATCAAGGGATTTTGCGGGCGACAAGACAATCAGCATTGTGAACATCCAAATATACAAAAGAATGTCCGCAATGATACCGAAACAATGCCATCGGCGCTGATCGCGAAAATCAGTTAAAAACACCTTGCAGCAAATCCCGCTCGAATTCGGCAACCCAGATGCTGCCGTCGCCGATCGGATATTGCTTCTTCCGTTCGCTGGATTTTCTGCTGACGGTGACAAAACCGGTCAGCGCAAAAATCTCATCGGTTTTGGGATCGGTGGTGTCTATTTCATGCAATTCAAAGTCGCCGGCGTCTAGATGCTGCGCTTGCAAAATCGCGTGAAAATCGTTTTTTTCGTCCGGTTCGATCAGCTTCATCATGCCTCCTGAAGTGGAATCAACAGCTTCCACCATAGCACGACAAAGCCGGGAAGATAACCGCAGTGACTAGAACTGATAGGCAAACAACTTGGTATCCGAATCGTCGTTCTTCAGCTTCAGCATCTTTTCAAATTTCAACCCCATCTTTTCAAGCAAGCGGATTGAAGAATAATTGTCAGGCGAAGTGATCGCCACAACCCGCTGCAGGCCGCAAACGCGATTGGCGTACTCCAGCACCGCCGAGGCGGCTTCCAAAGCATAGCCTTTGCCCCAGAACTCCGGCATGAAGGCGTAGCCAATATCGACATCATCCAGAGTTTCTCTTTTGATCAGACCGCAAATTCCCATCGGCTGTCCGTCTTCTTTCAATTCCGTCATGTAAAAACTGAAGCCGTACTTCTCCTGCGCCGTCATCGGGCCGCTCAGAATCGCAGCGCGCGCCGCCTCCACCGTCCGTATTCCCCTGTCTCCGATAAACTGCAGCCACGCCGGCTGGTTAATCAGCCGCAGGTAAAACTCGGCGTCGTCGCCATTCAAGGTGCGCAAAATCAGGCGTTCGGTTTCTAGAACTTTCATCGTCTCAGTTTTCCCTTGAAATGGATATTTAGTTGTAGCATGGCAGCATAAGCAAAGGTACGGTGCTTGTCTAGCCACCGCCTTCCTTCTAAAAAAATTCCAAGAACCGTTAATTAGCCTGTCATGAGCGTTGCTCCACGAACTGTCCTGATACCGATCCCGAATCTGGATTTCGATCCGAGTGAGGTCGCGGTTTCCTGGCGCATCTTGATCACACAGGGTCATCGGGTGATATTCGCCACGCCCGATGGCCAGCCTGCTGCGGCAGATCCGTTGATGCTCTCCGGCGAGGGCCTGGATGCATGGGGATTTATCCCCCTGCTCAAGAAAATAAAACTACTGGGCCTGACTCTGCGCGCCAATGCGGCCGCACGTGCTGATTACGCCGCGCTGTGCAGCGACCAGGGGTTCCTGACGCCACTTAGTTACCCGGAGCTAGTTTCTACCGATTACGATGGTCTGTTACTGCCTGGCGGCCATCGTGCGCGCGGCATGCTGGCTTACCTGGAAAGCCAGCCGCTGCAAGATTTCGTCGGTGCTTTTTTCGATAGCGGCAAACCGGTCGCAGCCATCTGCCACGGCGTCGTCCTGGCTGCCCGCAGCCGCTCGCCGCGCAGCGGGAAATCGGCTCTATACGGCCGCAAAACCACTGCCCTGACCTGGAAACTGGAACAAACCGCCTGGAACCTGATGAGATTCTGCGGCCGCTTCTGGGATCCTGCCTACTATCGTACCTATGGCGAGCACAGCGGCGAAGCATCCGGGTATCGTAGCGTCCAGGCCGAAGTGACCCGCGTATTGGCGCAGCCGGATGATTTTCTTGACACGTCCCCCGGCGCGCCTGATTTCTTCCGCAAAAGCAGCGGCCTGTTCCGCGACAGCGCCAGCGACAGCCGGCCGGCCTTCGTTGTCACCGATGGCAATTACATTTCCGCCCGCTGGCCCGGCGACGTCCACCTGTTCGCTGCAACGTTCTCACGCTTGCTGGAAGCCGGCTCAAGGTAGAATGCGCGCAACCGATTGATGGAAACCTGCATGAACCAAGATTTACCGACAGCGACTCAACCCCAGCCAAACAGGCCGCGGATCGTCATCGACACCAATGTCTGCCTCGATTTATTCGTCTTTCGCGACCCGCGCTGGCATGGCTTGATGACAGCCTTGCAAAGCGGCGCTGTGGAAGCCGTAACGCGCGCAGACTGCCGCCTGGAGTGGCAAATGGTTTTGCATTACAGCCATTTGCCTGTCACCGATGACACCCGTCCGGGTTTCAACGCAGAATTCGACGCCCTGATTACCTGTCTGGAGGCTGAAGCGCTGGCGCCGCGCACCGATATCCGCCTGCCGCTCTGCACTGATCGCGACGACCAGAAATTCCTGGAATTGGCGCTGGGCGCCCATGCCACCACCCTGATCACAAAGGACAAGGCGCTGCTGAAACTGGCACGCAAGACGGCCAAGATCGGGCTGTTTGCCATCATTCCACCCCAGGCTTGGAGCCTTGCAACGCCAACTGTCCCTTAGGTCGCGACGCGTCCGCAGGAACCTGCACTCCGCCACTATTGCGAGAATCACAATTAGTTGCGTCGCTGTGCACTCAGCAACAAAACGCTAAAATGCGAATTTCAGACATTAGCCAAGATTGCCAGCAGATGAAACGTGATTCAATAGCTTCCACCAGCAAAACCGAAACCGCCCCGCTCAACTCCAAACTTCCCCGCGTCGGCACTACCATTTTCACGGTAATGTCGACTCTCGCGAGCGAA from the Collimonas arenae genome contains:
- a CDS encoding NADH-quinone oxidoreductase subunit C yields the protein MTTKLETLEAAVRNALGDDLQSLTVAFGEITIIVKAANYLSAMRVLRDHADTRFEELIDLCGVDYSTYGEGAWDGARFAVVSHLLSIAHNWRLRVRVFAPDDEMPVVASLTDIWASANWYEREAFDFFGILFEGHNDLRRILTDYGFIGHPFRKDFPVSGYVEMRYDAEQKRVIYQPVTIDPREITPRVIREEHYGIK
- a CDS encoding NuoB/complex I 20 kDa subunit family protein, with protein sequence MSIEGVLNEGFVTTTADKLINWTRTGSLWPMTFGLACCAVEMMHAGASRYDMDRFGVIFRPSPRQSDVMIVAGTLCNKMAPALRKVYDQMPEPRWVISMGSCANGGGYYHYSYSVVRGCDRIVPVDIYVPGCPPTAEALLYGIIQLQNKIRRTNTIAR
- a CDS encoding NADH-quinone oxidoreductase subunit A, which encodes MNLENYFPVLLFILIGIAVGVAPQLLGRILGPHRPDSQKTSPYECGFEAFEDARMKFDVRYYLVAILFILFDLETAFFFPWGVAMRDLGWQGFITMMVFIAEFVVGFWYIWKRGALDWE
- the secG gene encoding preprotein translocase subunit SecG; this encodes MNTVFNIIVIVQVLAALTIIGLVLLQHGKGADMGAAFGSGASGSLFGATGSSNFLSKSTGFAAALFFIATLALVYLGNHRSVATGGVMDNLPAATAPASAPASAAAAAPAAADAAIPATSATPAAAAAAPASSAAAVPAASTGSAQSNQIPK
- the tpiA gene encoding triose-phosphate isomerase; amino-acid sequence: MRRKLVAGNWKMNGSLAANAALLAEIKAGMAAVAVCDVALCAPAPYFAQCQAELAGSAIALGGQDVSAHAAGAYTGEIAVSMLQDFACRYVIVGHSERRAYHAETDELVAQKALRALQAGVTPIVCVGETLGEREAGQTDTVVGRQLQAVLNVLEAGQVSEIVVAYEPVWAIGTGKTATPQMAQDVHMALRAKLAEKNSAAAVEVRILYGGSMKPENAVELLAMPDIDGGLIGGAALKAADFLAIVAAAR
- a CDS encoding threo-3-hydroxy-L-aspartate ammonia-lyase; its protein translation is MVVNEATATPALAVTYKDIAAAAKRLEGLAYATPVLTSSQADRQADASIFFKCENFQRVGAFKFRGAYNAISCLTEEQKQQGVVAFSSGNHAQGMALAARMLGVHATIVMPSNAPAMKLAATREYGAEIILYDREREDREVIAARLSDERGCAVIPAYDHRDVIAGQGTVAKELFDAVGPLDYLFVCTGGGGLLSGCAIAAAHLSPDCVVFGVEPEAGNDAQQSLRSGKIVHIPVPDTIADGAQTQHIGKLVLPILQAHVKDILTVSDDQLRTQMRFFAERMKIVVEPAGCLAAAAVMHRAIEFSGAKVGVIVSGGNVDMDLFSRSIAAAKAFSDIVAP
- the yaaA gene encoding peroxide stress protein YaaA, which translates into the protein MLIVLSPAKSLDYTTPSTTDTHTTPDFIDHSAELINVLQKLSPDQIGSMMKISDPLAQLNTARFASWSRNFTSANSKQAIMAFNGDVYEGLDAATLNTTQLNYAQSRIRILSGLYGVLRPLDRMQPYRLEMGTSLANPRGKNLYAFWGDTVTQALNVQLSRQKGKTLVNLASEEYFKVVRPAVLDASIVTPVFEDWKNGKYKIISFYAKRARGLMARYATLNKITDAEKLKAFDLGGYQYIPQDSDSRRWMFRRRLAD
- a CDS encoding transcriptional regulator, with amino-acid sequence MMKLIEPDEKNDFHAILQAQHLDAGDFELHEIDTTDPKTDEIFALTGFVTVSRKSSERKKQYPIGDGSIWVAEFERDLLQGVFN
- a CDS encoding GNAT family N-acetyltransferase — translated: MKVLETERLILRTLNGDDAEFYLRLINQPAWLQFIGDRGIRTVEAARAAILSGPMTAQEKYGFSFYMTELKEDGQPMGICGLIKRETLDDVDIGYAFMPEFWGKGYALEAASAVLEYANRVCGLQRVVAITSPDNYSSIRLLEKMGLKFEKMLKLKNDDSDTKLFAYQF
- a CDS encoding type 1 glutamine amidotransferase domain-containing protein; the protein is MSVAPRTVLIPIPNLDFDPSEVAVSWRILITQGHRVIFATPDGQPAAADPLMLSGEGLDAWGFIPLLKKIKLLGLTLRANAAARADYAALCSDQGFLTPLSYPELVSTDYDGLLLPGGHRARGMLAYLESQPLQDFVGAFFDSGKPVAAICHGVVLAARSRSPRSGKSALYGRKTTALTWKLEQTAWNLMRFCGRFWDPAYYRTYGEHSGEASGYRSVQAEVTRVLAQPDDFLDTSPGAPDFFRKSSGLFRDSASDSRPAFVVTDGNYISARWPGDVHLFAATFSRLLEAGSR
- a CDS encoding putative toxin-antitoxin system toxin component, PIN family encodes the protein MNQDLPTATQPQPNRPRIVIDTNVCLDLFVFRDPRWHGLMTALQSGAVEAVTRADCRLEWQMVLHYSHLPVTDDTRPGFNAEFDALITCLEAEALAPRTDIRLPLCTDRDDQKFLELALGAHATTLITKDKALLKLARKTAKIGLFAIIPPQAWSLATPTVP